A window from Zingiber officinale cultivar Zhangliang chromosome 7A, Zo_v1.1, whole genome shotgun sequence encodes these proteins:
- the LOC122000737 gene encoding uncharacterized protein At4g15545-like isoform X1, with the protein MSRNSSDFDLSDEILSVIPTDPYDQLDIARRITSLAISSRVSRLEGEAGRLRQNISDRDRVIHELHEKIAHLDRMAQESDARLRETLKENARLLKERDIMAATSTKLAKDLSKLESFKRQLLKSMSHNNLSQLSETVHTGMYQQPIARVTSWIDDASFNHFELDEASGSAENEDSTQDEPMHVPQFSTRQQTTPRRSPNGTPSFSPANGSPKGLLRGGSSPRVSSRTPSPIKSQVEQRTSPPPIQRSSPPSSPPNRQTLPERAPRIEGKELFRQASRVASLQVRDLRYHRSDFPMSNLQHFWLLSKISMLKDNRARKLWPRRKQSLVQKTMISISPLRA; encoded by the exons ATGTCGCGTAATTCTTCTGATTTCGACCTTTCCGACGAGATACTCTCGGTGATCCCCACCGACCCTTACGACCAGCTCGACATCGCGAGGCGGATCACCTCTCTGGCGATCTCGTCCCGGGTTTCCCGGCTCGAAGGGGAGGCCGGGCGCCTGAGGCAGAATATCTCCGACCGCGATCGCGTCATCCACGAGCTCCACGAAAAGATTGCCCACCTCGACCGCATGGCCCAGGAATCCGATGCCCGTCTCAGGGAGACGCTCAAGGAGAAT GCTAGGCTTTTGAAGGAACGGGATATTATGGCTGCGACATCCACGAAACTCGCCAAAGACTTGTCCAAG CTGGAGAGTTTCAAGAGGCAGCTGCTGAAGTCAATGAGTCATAACAACTTATCT CAACTATCAGAAACAGTTCATACTGGAATGTATCAGCAACCAATTGCCAGAGTCACTTCATGGATcg ACGACGCTTCATTTAACCACTTTGAATTGGATGAAGCAAGTGGATCAGCTGAAAATGAGGATTCAACTCAGGATG AACCAATGCATGTGCCTCAATTCTCAACCAGGCAACAAACTACTCCAAGGCGGTCACCTAACGGCACGCCAAGTTTCTCACCAGCTAATGGTTCTCCTAAAGGACTGTTACGTGGAGGATCATCACCTAGAGTTTCGTCACGCACACCATCGCCAATAAAGTCTCAAGTTGAACAGCGCACATCGCCACCTCCAATTCAGCGATCCTCTCCCCCAAGTTCTCCTCCTAATAGGCAAACTTTGCCAG AACGTGCTCCTCGTATAGAAGGGAAAGAGCTCTTCCGGCAAGCAAG TAGGGTGGCTTCTTTGCAAGTAAGAGACCTAAGATATCATA GATCCGACTTTCCTATGAGCAATTTGCAGCATTTTTGGCTACTGTCAAAGATTTCAATGCTCAAAGACAATCGCGCGAG GAAACTTTGGCCAAGACGGAAGCAATCTTTGGTGCAGAAAACAATGATCTCTATCTCTCCTTTAAGAGCATGA
- the LOC122000735 gene encoding chaperonin 60 subunit alpha 2, chloroplastic-like isoform X2: MLIQEVAKKTNDSAGDGTTTAIVLAREIIKLGLLAVTSGANPVSLKKGIDKTVHELTQVLRSKSIPVNGKEDIQAVAAISAGNDNFVGNLLAAAIEKIGRDGVISIESSSSFDTTIEVEEGMKIDKGYISPHFITNQDKQIVEFENARVLVTDQKVVNIGDIVPLLEKATQLSVPLLIIAEDISNQVHATLVLNKQQGVLNVAVINCPGILEGKKALLQDIALMTGADFIASELGLMLRDVTSDQLGIAQKVTITSKSTTIVADPSMKAEIQARISQIKKDLADVDSSYLSKKLSERIAKLSSGVAVIKVGAPTEAELEDRKLRIEDAKNATFAAMAEGIAPGGGAVYVQLSKHIPPIIDMLEDSDEKIGAEIIGKALLVPAASIARNAGYDGSVIVEKLLESEWGVGYNAMTNEFEDLFESGVVDPCRVARCALQNAASIAGIVLMTQAVMVDKTKKPKPAVPYVPGITP; the protein is encoded by the exons ATGTTAATCCAAGAG GTAGCAAAAAAGACAAATGATTCTGCTGGTGATGGTACCACAACAGCAATTGTGTTGGCTCGAGAAATCATCAAGTTGGGTCTATTGGCAGTTACTTCTGGGGCTAATCCTGTTTCTTTAAAGAAAGGTATAGATAAAACAGTTCATGAACTAACTCAAGTATTGAGGAGTAAATCCATCCCTGTAAATGGAAAAGAGGATATTCAAG CTGTCGCTGCAATCTCTGCTGGAAATGATAACTTTGTTGGGAATCTTTTGGCGGCTGCTATAGAAAAAATTGGTCGCGATGGAGTAATATCAATTGAATCATCGTCATCTTTTGATACAACAATAGAGGTGGAGGAAGGAATGAAG ATAGACAAGGGTTATATATCACCTCATTTCATAACTAACCAGGATAAACAAATTGTTGAGTTTGAGAATGCTAGAGTTCTAGTTACTGATCAAAAGGTGGTAAATATTGGTGACATTGTTCCTCTGTTAGAAAAAGCAACTCAGCTTAGTGTTCCGTTGCTCATTATTGCTGAAGACATCTCAAATCAAGTGCATGCAACACTGGTCCTCAACAAACAACAAGGTGTTTTAAATGTTGCAGTCATCAATTGTCCTGGAATTTTGGAAGGCAAGAAGGCTCTTCTGCAGGATATTGCTCTCATGACAG GTGCAGATTTTATTGCTAGTGAGCTAGGTTTAATGCTTAGAGATGTAACATCGGACCAGCTAGGTATTGCACAGAAAGTGACTATAACGAGTAAGTCAACAACCATTGTTGCTGATCCATCTATGAAAGCTGAGATACAGGCAAGAATTTCACAGATAAAGAAAGATTTGGCTGATGTAGATAGTTCGTACCTATCAAAGAAGTTGTCTGAGAGGATAGCAAAGCTTTCTAGCGGTGTAGCTGTAATCAAG GTAGGTGCTCCGACTGAAGCTGAACTTGAGGACAGGAAACTTAGAATTGAGGATGCAAAAAATGCAACTTTTGCTGCCATGGCTGAGGGTATAGCACCAGGCGGTGGGGCTGTATACGTCCAGTTATCCAAGCATATTCCACCCATAATTGATATGCTTGAAGACTCGGATGAGAAGATTGGTGCTGAGATAATTGGAAAG GCGCTTCTTGTACCTGCCGCTTCAATAGCCAGAAATGCTGGGTATGATGGTTCAGTCATTGTGGAAAAACTTCTTGAAAGTGAATGGGGAGTTGGTTACAATGCAATGACCAATGAGTTTGAAGATCTTTTTGAATCCGGTGTGGTGGATCCCTGCAGAGTCGCAAGATGTGCCCTCCAGAATGCAGCATCAATAGCTGGAATTGTCCTAATGACCCAAGCTGTTATGGTTGATAAAACGAAAAAGCCCAAGCCTGCTGTTCCCTATGTTCCCGGAATTACTCCTTAA
- the LOC122000735 gene encoding ruBisCO large subunit-binding protein subunit alpha-like isoform X1: MHLSSCSALFSAKNISFPSVWDWRRVQIAPKRSFFQRNFAVTAGHKRITFDNDCRRALLAGIDKLADAVTVTLGPKGRNVVLDEKEVPKVINDGVTIAQAISLPDGIENAGAMLIQEVAKKTNDSAGDGTTTAIVLAREIIKLGLLAVTSGANPVSLKKGIDKTVHELTQVLRSKSIPVNGKEDIQAVAAISAGNDNFVGNLLAAAIEKIGRDGVISIESSSSFDTTIEVEEGMKIDKGYISPHFITNQDKQIVEFENARVLVTDQKVVNIGDIVPLLEKATQLSVPLLIIAEDISNQVHATLVLNKQQGVLNVAVINCPGILEGKKALLQDIALMTGADFIASELGLMLRDVTSDQLGIAQKVTITSKSTTIVADPSMKAEIQARISQIKKDLADVDSSYLSKKLSERIAKLSSGVAVIKVGAPTEAELEDRKLRIEDAKNATFAAMAEGIAPGGGAVYVQLSKHIPPIIDMLEDSDEKIGAEIIGKALLVPAASIARNAGYDGSVIVEKLLESEWGVGYNAMTNEFEDLFESGVVDPCRVARCALQNAASIAGIVLMTQAVMVDKTKKPKPAVPYVPGITP, from the exons ATGCACCTCTCATCCTGTTCCGCTCTCTTCTCGGCTAAAAACATATCTTTTCCT AGCGTTTGGGATTGGAGAAGGGTACAAATCGCGCCAAAAAGATCATTTTTCCAGAGGAATTTTGCCGTAACGGCTGGCCATAAGAGGATAACTTTTGACAATGATTGCAGAAGGGCATTGCTAGCTGGGATCGATAAACTCGCTGATGCTGTTACCGTTACGTTGGGACCTAAAG GGAGAAATGTGGTTCTTGATGAGAAAGAAGTTCCAAAAGTAATCAATGATGGCGTGACAATTGCTCAGGCCATTTCACTGCCTGATGGAATAGAAAATGCTGGAGCAATGTTAATCCAAGAG GTAGCAAAAAAGACAAATGATTCTGCTGGTGATGGTACCACAACAGCAATTGTGTTGGCTCGAGAAATCATCAAGTTGGGTCTATTGGCAGTTACTTCTGGGGCTAATCCTGTTTCTTTAAAGAAAGGTATAGATAAAACAGTTCATGAACTAACTCAAGTATTGAGGAGTAAATCCATCCCTGTAAATGGAAAAGAGGATATTCAAG CTGTCGCTGCAATCTCTGCTGGAAATGATAACTTTGTTGGGAATCTTTTGGCGGCTGCTATAGAAAAAATTGGTCGCGATGGAGTAATATCAATTGAATCATCGTCATCTTTTGATACAACAATAGAGGTGGAGGAAGGAATGAAG ATAGACAAGGGTTATATATCACCTCATTTCATAACTAACCAGGATAAACAAATTGTTGAGTTTGAGAATGCTAGAGTTCTAGTTACTGATCAAAAGGTGGTAAATATTGGTGACATTGTTCCTCTGTTAGAAAAAGCAACTCAGCTTAGTGTTCCGTTGCTCATTATTGCTGAAGACATCTCAAATCAAGTGCATGCAACACTGGTCCTCAACAAACAACAAGGTGTTTTAAATGTTGCAGTCATCAATTGTCCTGGAATTTTGGAAGGCAAGAAGGCTCTTCTGCAGGATATTGCTCTCATGACAG GTGCAGATTTTATTGCTAGTGAGCTAGGTTTAATGCTTAGAGATGTAACATCGGACCAGCTAGGTATTGCACAGAAAGTGACTATAACGAGTAAGTCAACAACCATTGTTGCTGATCCATCTATGAAAGCTGAGATACAGGCAAGAATTTCACAGATAAAGAAAGATTTGGCTGATGTAGATAGTTCGTACCTATCAAAGAAGTTGTCTGAGAGGATAGCAAAGCTTTCTAGCGGTGTAGCTGTAATCAAG GTAGGTGCTCCGACTGAAGCTGAACTTGAGGACAGGAAACTTAGAATTGAGGATGCAAAAAATGCAACTTTTGCTGCCATGGCTGAGGGTATAGCACCAGGCGGTGGGGCTGTATACGTCCAGTTATCCAAGCATATTCCACCCATAATTGATATGCTTGAAGACTCGGATGAGAAGATTGGTGCTGAGATAATTGGAAAG GCGCTTCTTGTACCTGCCGCTTCAATAGCCAGAAATGCTGGGTATGATGGTTCAGTCATTGTGGAAAAACTTCTTGAAAGTGAATGGGGAGTTGGTTACAATGCAATGACCAATGAGTTTGAAGATCTTTTTGAATCCGGTGTGGTGGATCCCTGCAGAGTCGCAAGATGTGCCCTCCAGAATGCAGCATCAATAGCTGGAATTGTCCTAATGACCCAAGCTGTTATGGTTGATAAAACGAAAAAGCCCAAGCCTGCTGTTCCCTATGTTCCCGGAATTACTCCTTAA
- the LOC122000737 gene encoding uncharacterized protein At4g15545-like isoform X2, protein MSRNSSDFDLSDEILSVIPTDPYDQLDIARRITSLAISSRVSRLEGEAGRLRQNISDRDRVIHELHEKIAHLDRMAQESDARLRETLKENARLLKERDIMAATSTKLAKDLSKLESFKRQLLKSMSHNNLSQLSETVHTGMYQQPIARVTSWIDDASFNHFELDEASGSAENEDSTQDEPMHVPQFSTRQQTTPRRSPNGTPSFSPANGSPKGLLRGGSSPRVSSRTPSPIKSQVEQRTSPPPIQRSSPPSSPPNRQTLPERAPRIEGKELFRQARIRLSYEQFAAFLATVKDFNAQRQSREETLAKTEAIFGAENNDLYLSFKSMINRNRQ, encoded by the exons ATGTCGCGTAATTCTTCTGATTTCGACCTTTCCGACGAGATACTCTCGGTGATCCCCACCGACCCTTACGACCAGCTCGACATCGCGAGGCGGATCACCTCTCTGGCGATCTCGTCCCGGGTTTCCCGGCTCGAAGGGGAGGCCGGGCGCCTGAGGCAGAATATCTCCGACCGCGATCGCGTCATCCACGAGCTCCACGAAAAGATTGCCCACCTCGACCGCATGGCCCAGGAATCCGATGCCCGTCTCAGGGAGACGCTCAAGGAGAAT GCTAGGCTTTTGAAGGAACGGGATATTATGGCTGCGACATCCACGAAACTCGCCAAAGACTTGTCCAAG CTGGAGAGTTTCAAGAGGCAGCTGCTGAAGTCAATGAGTCATAACAACTTATCT CAACTATCAGAAACAGTTCATACTGGAATGTATCAGCAACCAATTGCCAGAGTCACTTCATGGATcg ACGACGCTTCATTTAACCACTTTGAATTGGATGAAGCAAGTGGATCAGCTGAAAATGAGGATTCAACTCAGGATG AACCAATGCATGTGCCTCAATTCTCAACCAGGCAACAAACTACTCCAAGGCGGTCACCTAACGGCACGCCAAGTTTCTCACCAGCTAATGGTTCTCCTAAAGGACTGTTACGTGGAGGATCATCACCTAGAGTTTCGTCACGCACACCATCGCCAATAAAGTCTCAAGTTGAACAGCGCACATCGCCACCTCCAATTCAGCGATCCTCTCCCCCAAGTTCTCCTCCTAATAGGCAAACTTTGCCAG AACGTGCTCCTCGTATAGAAGGGAAAGAGCTCTTCCGGCAAGCAAG GATCCGACTTTCCTATGAGCAATTTGCAGCATTTTTGGCTACTGTCAAAGATTTCAATGCTCAAAGACAATCGCGCGAG GAAACTTTGGCCAAGACGGAAGCAATCTTTGGTGCAGAAAACAATGATCTCTATCTCTCCTTTAAGAGCATGATAAATCGAAACCGACAATAA